From one Paenibacillus terrae HPL-003 genomic stretch:
- the xseB gene encoding exodeoxyribonuclease VII small subunit gives MANETELNFEAAMAALEEIVGQLEHGDVPLEQAIDLFQRGMKLSQLCSQKLEQVERKIEMIVEEDGDFRKKPFGGGLDENGGEGVE, from the coding sequence GTGGCGAATGAAACGGAATTGAATTTTGAAGCGGCCATGGCCGCTCTTGAAGAAATTGTCGGACAACTGGAGCACGGAGACGTTCCTCTGGAGCAAGCCATTGATCTGTTCCAGCGTGGCATGAAGCTGTCTCAGCTTTGCAGTCAAAAGCTGGAGCAAGTTGAACGTAAAATTGAAATGATTGTGGAAGAAGATGGAGATTTTCGCAAGAAGCCTTTCGGCGGCGGGTTAGATGAAAACGGTGGTGAAGGCGTTGAATAG
- the xseA gene encoding exodeoxyribonuclease VII large subunit: MAEQRIYSIKDLNRYIRMKLESDQVLSDVWIRGEISNFTHHSSGHMYFTLKDEGSRIRSIMFATHNQRLPFVPKEGTRVIARGNVSVYERDGQYQFYATQMQPDGVGSLYLAYEQLKQKLDIEGLFDSARKRNLPAHPTTIGVITSPTGAAVRDIITTLQRRYPQAGIVLYPVLVQGKGAAPAIVKAIEAMNRMQEVQVMIVGRGGGSLEELWAFNEEAVARAIFASGIPVISAVGHETDFTIADFVADLRAATPTAAAELAVPHQQELRDQLLQREHRLRNALRQRLETSRERLTRLRRSPVLLHPRRYMLQHAERMDMLHQRLIRAAGNRSRLNVEKNARMRQVLERFNPREQIRSARKQTDVAQRQLESAMRAITKTGRQQLHAGIRQLDALSPLKVMSRGYSLVYDEQEKRLIKSLKDVQPGDSIKIKVSDGQLDCQVWGMKEDAKHGGE, translated from the coding sequence GTGGCTGAACAGCGTATTTACTCTATTAAAGACCTGAATCGCTATATCCGGATGAAGCTGGAGTCGGATCAGGTGCTGTCGGACGTATGGATACGTGGGGAAATTTCTAACTTTACGCATCATTCGAGTGGTCATATGTACTTTACACTCAAGGATGAGGGCAGCCGCATCCGTTCGATTATGTTTGCGACCCATAATCAGCGGCTTCCCTTCGTGCCAAAGGAAGGTACGCGTGTAATTGCCCGGGGAAACGTATCTGTGTATGAACGGGATGGACAATATCAATTTTATGCGACCCAGATGCAGCCTGATGGCGTGGGAAGTCTCTACCTTGCATATGAGCAGCTCAAGCAAAAGTTGGATATTGAAGGGCTGTTCGACAGCGCCCGCAAGCGCAATCTGCCTGCTCACCCGACGACAATTGGTGTCATTACTTCGCCAACTGGAGCTGCCGTACGCGATATTATCACGACGCTTCAACGGAGATATCCGCAGGCTGGAATTGTACTATATCCTGTTCTTGTGCAGGGAAAAGGTGCTGCACCTGCTATTGTTAAGGCGATTGAAGCCATGAACCGTATGCAGGAGGTTCAAGTGATGATCGTCGGACGGGGCGGTGGCTCGCTGGAGGAATTATGGGCGTTTAACGAGGAAGCGGTTGCGCGTGCCATTTTTGCATCGGGGATTCCGGTCATTTCGGCCGTCGGTCATGAGACGGATTTTACGATTGCGGATTTTGTGGCCGATTTGCGTGCGGCTACGCCGACCGCAGCCGCCGAGCTGGCTGTGCCTCATCAGCAAGAGTTGCGGGATCAGTTACTCCAGAGGGAACATCGATTACGTAACGCACTCCGACAGCGGCTGGAAACCAGCCGTGAACGGTTGACCCGGCTTCGGCGCTCACCGGTGCTGCTGCACCCGCGCCGCTATATGCTACAGCATGCGGAGCGAATGGATATGTTGCATCAGCGGCTCATTCGTGCAGCAGGCAACCGCTCGCGCTTGAACGTGGAGAAGAACGCGCGCATGCGTCAGGTGCTGGAGCGGTTTAACCCGCGTGAACAAATCCGTTCGGCCCGCAAGCAGACGGATGTGGCACAGCGTCAGCTGGAATCTGCGATGCGTGCTATTACCAAGACGGGACGGCAGCAACTGCACGCGGGTATTCGTCAGTTGGATGCGCTTAGCCCGCTCAAGGTCATGTCGCGAGGCTACAGCCTGGTGTACGATGAGCAGGAGAAACGGCTGATCAAGTCGCTAAAAGACGTACAGCCGGGAGATTCCATTAAGATTAAAGTGAGTGACGGGCAATTAGACTGCCAAGTATGGGGAATGAAGGAGGACGCGAAGCACGGTGGCGAATGA
- the folD gene encoding bifunctional methylenetetrahydrofolate dehydrogenase/methenyltetrahydrofolate cyclohydrolase FolD produces MSAPIIDGKQISKDIRESIQQEVVRLKEHNFQPGLAVVLVGEDPASQVYVRNKEKACHDLGYYSEVHRLAADTSQEALLELVDKLNHQSNIHGILVQLPLPKHIHEKAVIDAIAVEKDVDGFHPVNVGNLVIGDDSLLPCTPAGVIELIKRAGIEIAGKHAVVIGRSNIVGKPVSLLLQRENATVTMCHSRTANIAELSRQADILVVAIGKANFIDASFVKPGAVVIDVGMNRLESGKLAGDVDFESVKQVSGPITPVPGGVGPMTITMLMQNTLVAAKRSHGLA; encoded by the coding sequence ATGTCAGCACCGATCATTGATGGCAAACAAATCTCTAAGGATATTCGCGAAAGCATTCAGCAGGAGGTCGTCCGTCTGAAGGAGCACAACTTTCAGCCTGGATTGGCTGTCGTACTAGTAGGTGAAGATCCAGCTTCTCAGGTATATGTTAGAAACAAGGAAAAGGCATGTCATGATCTCGGTTATTATTCCGAGGTACATCGGTTGGCAGCGGATACTTCGCAGGAAGCATTGCTGGAGCTGGTGGACAAGCTGAATCACCAAAGTAATATTCATGGGATTCTGGTACAGCTTCCGTTGCCAAAGCACATTCATGAAAAAGCAGTCATTGACGCCATTGCAGTCGAGAAGGATGTGGATGGATTCCATCCGGTGAACGTGGGGAATCTGGTCATCGGTGATGATAGTCTCCTGCCTTGTACTCCTGCCGGTGTCATTGAGCTGATCAAGCGTGCGGGGATAGAAATTGCCGGTAAGCATGCGGTGGTCATTGGTCGCAGTAATATCGTGGGCAAGCCGGTATCCCTGTTGTTGCAGCGCGAAAATGCTACGGTGACCATGTGTCACTCTCGTACGGCCAATATCGCCGAGCTGAGTCGGCAAGCGGATATTTTGGTGGTTGCCATCGGCAAAGCCAACTTTATTGATGCTTCGTTCGTGAAGCCTGGAGCAGTGGTCATTGATGTAGGCATGAATCGTCTGGAGAGCGGAAAACTGGCGGGTGACGTTGATTTTGAGAGCGTGAAGCAAGTATCCGGTCCGATTACCCCTGTTCCCGGCGGTGTAGGTCCAATGACGATTACCATGCTGATGCAAAATACGCTCGTAGCGGCCAAGCGGTCGCACGGTTTGGCATAA